Genomic window (Bacillaceae bacterium S4-13-56):
TGAAAAAAGCATCCCATACTGTGAATCATTAATTTCATAGATGGAAGCTGAAAAGCCTATAGAATTTCCATATTGAATGATATCCTCTGTAGCTATTCTTTCTGAGATATCTGGCCCCATCGGAGTTTCTTCCGCCTTCCATTCAATAACTAAAATGATTCCCCCTTTTCTTAAAATTCGCTTTATTTCAAGAAAGGTTTTCTTCCAATCAGGCACTTCATGAAGTACAAGAGATGCTAAAATTTTATCAACCGATTGATTGGCTAGTGGGATTTGTTCAAGGTCACTTACAATGTAATTTAGATCTTTCAATTCTAGTACGCGTACTCTATCTTTAAGTTCTTTCAACATTTTTGGTTCAATATCAACGGCATATACGGTTGCACCAGTTAAAGCCATTGGCAAAGTGAAATACCCGTTTCCGGCCCCAAGATCTGCTAAAATATCGTCTTTATTTATGTCTAAGTAGGAGAGAATTTTGTCTGGAGGCAAGAGGTTATAACGTTGAGGAGCGATAAGTTTTGCTGATTTTTCTATATTAAATCTTTTCCCTACCATGGTATACACTCCTTTCATGAAATATTGATCAAAATCGTTAGACTTTTCCGTAATAAACTAACAGAAAAGTCTAACGTAATTGGGAGTTAACGATATACAGCTGAGTAGGTTTTCCAACCACCATCTAGATTAATTGCCCGATAACCATTTGCTTTTAAGATCCTAGTAGCCAGATAACCACGAAGACCAACTTGACATGTAATGTGAATTGGCTGATCCTTTGGTAAATCATCAAGCTGATCGCGTAGCTCATTTAATGGGATATTTATAGAGCCTCCGATGTATCCATTTTCTAACTCTTTAGGATCACGAACATCGACAAGAATTCCACCTTGATGAACAATATCATTGATTTCGTTCCATTGTACTATTTCGATTTCTTCCTCCAACAGATTAGAAGCCACATACCCTGCCATGTTCACTGGATCCTTCGCTGATGAGAAAGGTGGAGCATAGGAAAGCTCAAGTTCTGTTAAATCAAAAACAGTTAACTCTCCTCTAATTGCTGTTGCAATCACGTCGATTCGTTTATCGACTCCGTCTTCTCCAACTCCTTGTGCCCCAAGGATTAACCCTGTTTTCGGATCGAATATAAGTTTTAATGCTATAGCGTATGCACCCGGATAGTATCCTGCGTGGGAACTTGGATGAATGTGAAGAACTTTATAGTCCCTACCGATACGTTTCAAGGTCTTTTCATTATTTCCTGTTGTTGCTACTGTAAGGTCAAAAACCTTAGCAATACCTGTTCCAAGTGTTCCTTTATAGGCCTCTTGTTTTCCATAAATATTGTTAGCTACTATTCGTCCTTGACGATTAGCTGGGCCTGCTAGAGGAATCATAGCTGGATTACGATTAATATAATCGGTTACTTCAATGGCGTCTCCAAGTGCGTAAATGGATTCATCACTTGTTTGCAGGTACTCATTTACTTTGATTCCACCACGTTCTCCAACCTCTAATCCTGAATCAATAGCTAGAGAGTTTTCTGGTTTAACCCCAATAGATAGGATAATCATGTCTGTATCTATGGATGTTCCACTGGATAAAACCACTTGTTTTCCTTGGTTTTCAAAGGATTTCACACCATCCTCTAAGATGAGACGAACTCCTTTTTCCTCTAAATGCTTGTGAACAATGGCGGCCATTTCATAGTCTAGTGGAGCCATTACCTGATTAGCCATTTCCACAAGAGTGACCTTTACTCCCCGGTCCACAAGGTTTTCAGCCATCTCCAATCCTATAAAGCCACCTCCAACAACAACTGCTTCTTTTGGAGCTTTGTCATCAACAAAGGCCTTGATACGGTCAGTGTCAGGAATATTTCTTAAGGTAAAAATGTTGGATGCTTCCTGAAGCCCTGGAATTGGTGGGACGATAGGTTTAGCTCCAGGGGATAAAATGAGAACATCATAGCTTTCTTCGTATTCTTCATGTGTTACTAAATTTGTCACCGTAATCGTTTTACGATCACGATTAATTTTCGTGACTTCGCTAAAATTGCGTATATCTAGATTAAATCTTTTACTCATACCTTCTACCGTTTGAACAAGAAGCTTTTCTCTTTGTTGAATGGTTTCCCCTATATAGTAAGGTAATCCACAGTTGGCAAAAGAAATATATTCACCACGTTCGAATAATACAATCGTGGATTCTTCATCTAATCTTCTTAATCGAGCAGCAGCAGTAGCTCCTCCTGCAACTCCACCAATAATAACAATCTTTTTTTTCATGGGTAGCACACTCCTCTTAGCAAAATTCTAGTATGATGAAAAGGTATCCTTTGATAAAATACCCCCGTGCGTATATAATAACATAGAAAGAAAATTTGTCTGTGACTAAACTGTGAACTTTTTCACGGATAAAGACTTCCTTTTAAACTAGAAAATTAGAGACAATAAAAATGTTTGATCCATTTTAATATTTGATTGAGATAATAATAGAAGATCGGAAAAGGGAAAAACATGAAGGAAAGAGAATGATATAGGACACAGAGTATACGAGGAGGAAATAGGATGTCAGAAGCATGGATGATTGGTCCATTTGTTATTAAATACAGTTTGCTTGCCATTGTAATAGGGATTTTTCTTGGTTTCCTATACGTGAGATATACTATGGAATTGCCAAAAGAAATATGGAAAAAGACAATAGATGAAGTGGGGAATATGCTATTTTTGTTTCTTGTTTTTATGTGGGTAGGCAAAATCATCTTCCATTTTCAAACGTTCATTCAAGATCCTATTGCTATACTAGCCTATCCTAGTGACTCTAAGGCTTTTTATGTAGGAACTGCAGCACTTTTTTTATTCATCATGTACAAGGTATGGCGTAAGTCTTCTTATATATTGGAAAGCATGTTAGTATTTTTGCAAGTTTTCCTTGTATCCTCATTTATATACGAATTTGCAGAGGTTGTATTAGGGGAAAATACACTTTCCATTACAATTGTTTTCTTATTTATTTTGTTAATTGCATTGACCCTATTAAATGGTAAGATTTCGGTAAATTCGTTATTTCTAGTTGCACTATTAGGATGGAGTATTAGTGGTGCGATATTGTCTATGTCTATTTTTTACTTTTCTCCACATATATTGTTTTATATAGTGGTTAGTGTATTGGGATTAATATCTATTTTGTGGAATAGGAGGGTGATGTAGTGGATCTTACAGTTTGGTTAGCTTTTGGAGCGGGTGTCTTATCTTTCCTCTCTCCCTGTACATTGCCTATTTTCCCAGCCTATCTGTCTTACATTACGGGAATGAGTGTCAAAGAATTGCAGGAAGATAATAGCTTACGTGTAAGACGAAAGTTGATCCTGCACTCGATTTTCTTTCTGTTCGGTGTCTCTATGATTTTTATTGGGTTAGGCATAGGTGTAGCCTCTATTGGTCAATGGATTCAGGGGCTTTTATCTGGGCAGTCTGGATTATTGATTCAAAGAATAGCAGGAATTTTCATTATCCTCATGGGATTGTTTGTAGGTGGTTGGCTGCAATCAAAAACAT
Coding sequences:
- a CDS encoding CoA-disulfide reductase; translation: MKKKIVIIGGVAGGATAAARLRRLDEESTIVLFERGEYISFANCGLPYYIGETIQQREKLLVQTVEGMSKRFNLDIRNFSEVTKINRDRKTITVTNLVTHEEYEESYDVLILSPGAKPIVPPIPGLQEASNIFTLRNIPDTDRIKAFVDDKAPKEAVVVGGGFIGLEMAENLVDRGVKVTLVEMANQVMAPLDYEMAAIVHKHLEEKGVRLILEDGVKSFENQGKQVVLSSGTSIDTDMIILSIGVKPENSLAIDSGLEVGERGGIKVNEYLQTSDESIYALGDAIEVTDYINRNPAMIPLAGPANRQGRIVANNIYGKQEAYKGTLGTGIAKVFDLTVATTGNNEKTLKRIGRDYKVLHIHPSSHAGYYPGAYAIALKLIFDPKTGLILGAQGVGEDGVDKRIDVIATAIRGELTVFDLTELELSYAPPFSSAKDPVNMAGYVASNLLEEEIEIVQWNEINDIVHQGGILVDVRDPKELENGYIGGSINIPLNELRDQLDDLPKDQPIHITCQVGLRGYLATRILKANGYRAINLDGGWKTYSAVYR
- a CDS encoding class I SAM-dependent methyltransferase produces the protein MVGKRFNIEKSAKLIAPQRYNLLPPDKILSYLDINKDDILADLGAGNGYFTLPMALTGATVYAVDIEPKMLKELKDRVRVLELKDLNYIVSDLEQIPLANQSVDKILASLVLHEVPDWKKTFLEIKRILRKGGIILVIEWKAEETPMGPDISERIATEDIIQYGNSIGFSASIYEINDSQYGMLFSSTSQE